In Paenibacillus sp. 1781tsa1, one DNA window encodes the following:
- a CDS encoding vWA domain-containing protein translates to MSYSVHATGSTPALLIYLIDISGSMTLELEGQRRMDIVNEGLQTIIRQIVYRSTKGSKVSPRYRIAILAYSDEVYDLLDGVKSIDRIANRGSLPPLYPKRFTDTAKAFKQAEKIIQSELRNMEHCPAPLICHMTDGIYTGEDPEPIVERIKTMSVPDGQVLVENIFITEDASTSRIRDTRAWKGMMPDSFVVDPYSEKLKRMSSVVPESYREMMMESGYSIQKGALMMLPGTSKDLISLGLQMSASTPM, encoded by the coding sequence ATGAGTTATTCAGTACATGCGACGGGAAGCACCCCCGCTCTACTAATCTATTTAATTGATATAAGCGGCTCCATGACGCTTGAGCTTGAAGGACAACGGAGGATGGATATCGTCAATGAGGGACTTCAGACGATTATTCGCCAGATCGTCTACCGGTCAACGAAAGGATCAAAAGTGTCCCCGCGTTACCGGATTGCCATTCTTGCCTATAGTGATGAAGTGTATGACCTGCTGGATGGTGTAAAATCCATTGACCGAATTGCCAATCGTGGCAGTCTACCACCGCTATACCCAAAACGATTCACAGACACGGCGAAGGCATTCAAACAAGCGGAGAAGATTATTCAGTCTGAGCTTCGTAACATGGAGCACTGTCCTGCCCCTCTGATCTGTCATATGACTGATGGCATTTACACAGGGGAAGATCCTGAACCGATTGTTGAACGGATCAAAACCATGTCTGTCCCTGATGGACAAGTGCTGGTCGAAAATATTTTTATTACAGAGGATGCTTCCACTAGCCGGATTCGAGATACACGAGCTTGGAAAGGTATGATGCCGGATTCCTTCGTGGTGGACCCTTATTCGGAGAAATTAAAACGAATGTCTTCGGTTGTACCTGAAAGCTATCGCGAAATGATGATGGAATCCGGATATTCCATTCAGAAGGGTGCACTTATGATGTTGCCTGGTACAAGTAAAGA
- a CDS encoding WXG100 family type VII secretion target: MVRIKITPEEMDQASNKFKQAQQESEQLTQQLNSLMQTMQAEWEGMQSNAFYQRYTERQNEMKSYIQMLGFVSEELSKISDNFRRADEAK; the protein is encoded by the coding sequence ATGGTAAGAATTAAAATTACACCTGAAGAGATGGATCAAGCATCAAATAAATTCAAACAAGCTCAACAAGAAAGTGAACAGCTTACTCAGCAATTAAACTCACTAATGCAAACAATGCAAGCTGAATGGGAAGGTATGCAATCTAATGCCTTTTATCAACGTTATACGGAACGTCAGAATGAAATGAAATCTTATATTCAAATGCTTGGGTTTGTTTCGGAAGAACTAAGCAAAATTTCAGATAACTTTAGACGCGCAGATGAAGCAAAATAG
- the essC gene encoding type VII secretion protein EssC, protein MSHFFYKRSPRIIKETSGEEVEIFSPPSLPQPPQLNIISIMVPIMVTVAGGAAMMTFYQSRGNGQFVTVQMISLCMMVVSYFVPVLVHFQNKAKHRKKIKDRERLYDNHINENRETLQNWKNELILNWHQTHLDPQFCINMVKERSSSVWERIPQDFDFLKVRVGIGTVPSNFDITVPKQNGVEKEPMLEKAREMTEKFTTITNAPALLDLSKYRIIGLVGDEEELNMFCRTVVTQLAANHAPDELKMAVFMNKIQRENWDWMRWIPHVWNDTRSGRYLFEERGYQPQLMEQLFTMLQRRQWLNKGEKALPFYVCFLPFIEMLEHEPILPLMMKSSEVIGVCSIVLAPSKDVLPKECELVIDLHSAEGVMRSTNVTGGSAGDATYAKPKDEIPFVQPFKSDQMTLEQADQFARQIAPYRIKRNSADEIVNVLTLFELFGIQNIEQFHVENNWQKSRYPNTLPFPVGVRGGKKPVLLNLHDKIERKGHGPHGLMAGTTGSGKSEVIQSIIASLAVEYHPHDMAFMLIDYKGGGMSNTFQELPHVIATVTNLEEEGLIERSKVSLKAELKRRQRLFIAAGNVQHIDEYYLTEWKDRDPLPHLFIVIDEFAQLKKDQPEFMSELVSIAAIGRTLGVHLLLATQKPGGVVDDKIWSNSRYKVCLRVQDESDSREMIRIPDAAHITNPGRGFLQVGSNEVFESVQFAWSGAPYRPDQSITQSDRNMYAYELDGRKTKLRDQLELIQETKPSEEKTLSKKQLNVLIEHIAMKAEREGIQRLPGPWLEPLPNHLTLEDLAVSSSEPGKILNPQVGLIDDVVNQRQFPLRIDLESGHWLIYGMPGTGKTTFIQTLLYSLAMETTPNDVNIYALDFGRMLKDYTLLPHVADVIQDDQEEKMNRLFNYLEETISKRKTLFAETGVKSRLSYCSETRNTLPAILVIIDSYVSFRGQFEKLHEKLDPLLREGPGLGIYFVATINRISDMLERIRSNFPNVVSYMLADAGDYNYAVGRLTKAPTQLPEGRAFVKGAIPPYEFQTALSINAVNESSRAKLLREQFAELDATCTTAKPESIRVLPEIITIPEATGDLNLASSPVLPVHMNIDSLNMLGWDMEADGPYFMVAGRMESGKTSLLVTIGLMSAMKYIQEELELYLCDFRRTPQGLGVLKDLHHTVAFATNEATMEEMIEALRNKLEERVADPDEFAPKMVLIIDDVDFIAKRISRTITGHLEYITRNGREHGVYIIVSGQANAINRNYDDWLKDIKSAQIGWLLGTAESNDAELFNIKVPYVSGSRLLPDGEGFYVKRKFVNVKTVHAFANGVAQIEEQVVIRNENSNLVAN, encoded by the coding sequence ATGTCCCATTTTTTTTATAAGAGATCGCCTAGGATTATTAAGGAAACTTCGGGAGAGGAAGTGGAAATTTTCTCCCCGCCCTCACTTCCTCAACCACCACAACTGAACATTATCTCGATTATGGTTCCCATCATGGTTACAGTTGCAGGTGGGGCGGCAATGATGACTTTTTACCAAAGTCGGGGGAATGGGCAATTTGTAACCGTACAGATGATTTCCCTCTGTATGATGGTTGTTTCATATTTTGTACCTGTACTGGTTCATTTCCAGAATAAAGCAAAGCATCGCAAGAAAATTAAAGATCGTGAACGTTTATACGACAATCACATTAATGAGAACAGGGAAACGCTGCAGAACTGGAAGAACGAATTGATTTTGAACTGGCACCAAACCCATTTGGATCCACAATTTTGTATCAATATGGTCAAGGAGCGAAGCTCTTCGGTATGGGAGCGAATTCCACAGGATTTTGACTTCTTGAAAGTCCGCGTCGGCATTGGAACCGTGCCAAGTAACTTCGACATTACGGTACCTAAGCAAAACGGAGTTGAGAAGGAACCGATGCTTGAAAAAGCGAGGGAAATGACGGAGAAATTCACTACAATTACGAATGCTCCCGCCCTGCTGGACTTGAGTAAATATCGCATTATCGGACTTGTTGGCGACGAAGAAGAACTAAATATGTTCTGTCGTACTGTTGTGACCCAACTTGCGGCAAATCATGCACCAGACGAGCTTAAGATGGCCGTATTTATGAACAAGATACAACGAGAAAATTGGGACTGGATGAGGTGGATTCCGCATGTGTGGAACGACACCCGTTCGGGTAGATACCTGTTTGAAGAACGTGGGTATCAACCTCAATTGATGGAACAATTATTTACGATGCTACAGCGTCGCCAATGGTTGAACAAGGGGGAGAAAGCACTCCCGTTTTACGTCTGTTTCCTGCCATTCATTGAGATGCTGGAGCATGAACCTATTCTTCCTTTGATGATGAAGAGCTCAGAGGTCATTGGCGTCTGCAGCATCGTTCTTGCACCGAGCAAGGACGTTCTTCCGAAGGAATGTGAACTTGTTATTGATTTGCATTCGGCTGAAGGGGTCATGCGTTCAACAAATGTAACGGGTGGTTCTGCTGGCGATGCTACCTATGCCAAGCCTAAGGATGAGATTCCATTTGTACAACCCTTCAAATCAGATCAGATGACACTGGAACAAGCAGATCAATTTGCACGTCAGATTGCTCCTTATCGGATCAAGCGAAATTCTGCGGATGAGATTGTAAATGTGCTTACGTTGTTTGAGTTATTTGGAATACAAAATATAGAACAGTTTCATGTGGAAAACAATTGGCAGAAGTCACGTTATCCCAATACCCTGCCTTTCCCTGTGGGTGTTAGAGGGGGAAAAAAACCGGTTCTGCTGAACCTTCATGACAAGATCGAGCGTAAAGGACATGGTCCTCACGGACTTATGGCAGGAACAACCGGTTCAGGTAAAAGTGAAGTTATTCAATCCATTATTGCATCGCTTGCGGTTGAATATCATCCCCATGATATGGCGTTTATGCTGATTGACTATAAAGGTGGGGGCATGTCCAACACGTTCCAGGAATTGCCTCACGTTATTGCCACAGTAACCAATCTGGAAGAAGAAGGGTTAATCGAACGTTCTAAGGTTTCTCTTAAAGCCGAGCTTAAACGAAGACAGCGGTTATTCATTGCTGCTGGTAATGTACAGCATATTGACGAATATTATCTTACAGAGTGGAAAGATCGAGATCCTCTCCCGCATCTATTCATTGTCATCGATGAGTTTGCACAACTGAAAAAAGACCAACCTGAGTTCATGAGTGAACTGGTTTCCATTGCGGCTATTGGTCGGACATTGGGTGTGCATCTGCTCTTGGCAACCCAGAAACCAGGCGGCGTTGTAGATGATAAAATCTGGAGTAACTCCCGTTATAAAGTCTGCCTTCGGGTTCAGGACGAAAGTGATAGTCGTGAGATGATCCGAATTCCGGATGCTGCTCATATTACAAACCCGGGTCGTGGTTTTCTGCAGGTCGGTAGTAATGAAGTATTTGAATCCGTTCAATTCGCATGGAGCGGTGCTCCATATCGACCAGATCAGAGTATTACGCAATCTGACCGCAATATGTACGCTTATGAATTGGATGGTCGCAAGACCAAGTTAAGAGACCAGCTTGAATTGATTCAGGAAACAAAACCTTCTGAAGAAAAGACGCTCAGTAAAAAACAATTAAATGTTCTTATTGAGCATATCGCGATGAAAGCAGAACGTGAAGGTATTCAGCGTCTACCAGGTCCTTGGCTGGAGCCGCTGCCTAATCATCTGACCTTGGAAGATCTGGCTGTTAGTTCAAGTGAACCAGGTAAAATTTTGAATCCACAGGTTGGACTTATTGATGATGTAGTGAACCAAAGACAATTTCCACTTCGGATCGATCTGGAATCAGGACATTGGCTGATATATGGTATGCCAGGTACGGGGAAAACAACATTTATCCAGACCTTGCTATATTCACTGGCAATGGAAACGACACCTAATGATGTGAATATCTATGCGCTCGATTTCGGAAGAATGCTGAAGGATTATACACTGTTGCCTCATGTGGCGGATGTAATTCAGGATGATCAGGAAGAGAAGATGAACCGATTGTTCAATTATCTGGAAGAGACCATTAGTAAGCGTAAAACGCTGTTTGCTGAAACAGGAGTAAAATCCAGATTGTCTTACTGTTCCGAAACTAGAAATACGCTGCCGGCCATACTTGTTATTATCGATAGCTATGTTAGTTTCCGAGGACAGTTCGAGAAGCTCCATGAGAAGCTGGATCCTCTGTTACGCGAAGGTCCAGGACTTGGCATTTACTTTGTGGCAACGATCAATCGGATTTCCGATATGTTGGAACGCATCCGCAGTAACTTCCCAAATGTTGTCTCATATATGCTTGCAGATGCAGGGGACTATAACTATGCCGTAGGAAGGCTGACCAAAGCACCAACACAGTTGCCGGAAGGAAGGGCCTTTGTGAAGGGAGCAATCCCTCCATATGAATTCCAAACGGCGTTATCCATTAATGCGGTGAATGAGTCTTCCCGTGCTAAGTTATTGCGCGAACAGTTTGCAGAACTTGATGCCACTTGTACGACTGCTAAACCAGAGTCTATTCGAGTGCTGCCTGAGATAATCACAATTCCAGAAGCGACAGGTGATCTGAATCTGGCCTCTAGTCCTGTTTTACCTGTGCACATGAACATTGATAGCTTGAACATGCTCGGCTGGGATATGGAGGCAGATGGACCATATTTCATGGTGGCAGGAAGAATGGAATCTGGAAAGACATCGCTACTTGTTACGATTGGCCTAATGTCTGCTATGAAGTATATACAGGAAGAGCTCGAACTCTATCTGTGTGACTTTAGACGTACGCCGCAAGGACTGGGAGTGTTGAAAGACCTTCATCATACGGTGGCATTTGCAACCAATGAGGCCACGATGGAGGAAATGATCGAAGCTCTCCGTAACAAACTGGAAGAGCGAGTTGCTGATCCGGATGAATTTGCTCCTAAAATGGTGCTGATTATTGACGACGTTGATTTCATCGCGAAGCGTATTTCTCGAACAATCACAGGGCATCTGGAATATATCACCCGAAATGGACGGGAGCATGGGGTGTATATCATTGTATCCGGACAAGCCAATGCGATTAATCGTAACTATGATGATTGGCTTAAAGACATCAAATCTGCTCAGATTGGCTGGTTATTAGGCACAGCTGAGTCTAATGACGCCGAGTTATTCAATATCAAAGTTCCTTATGTTTCTGGCAGCCGTTTGCTACCAGATGGAGAAGGCTTCTATGTTAAACGTAAGTTCGTAAATGTTAAAACGGTGCATGCATTTGCTAATGGTGTTGCACAGATTGAAGAGCAAGTAGTAATACGAAATGAAAACTCGAATCTTGTCGCAAATTAA
- a CDS encoding ABC transporter permease produces the protein MEENTGVGIRVAAGIFLTIMLITIVVIITISSQDAAKQGQTKMAAITTQLSDTEYQTYSNTVLSGSQVLNAVRQYMNQEQFGIQVITGKQRAGGDTVGNYYGNTFGVENGIVSTMNNDQDKRTSLVNAEDQASAQYINPSGKFISSIVRDGNNMIRAIKFVQQN, from the coding sequence TTGGAAGAGAATACAGGCGTCGGTATACGAGTAGCGGCGGGCATATTCCTAACAATTATGTTGATTACGATTGTAGTTATTATTACGATTTCATCGCAGGATGCAGCAAAACAGGGACAGACAAAGATGGCCGCGATTACAACACAACTGTCGGATACGGAGTATCAGACGTATAGCAATACTGTCTTGTCAGGTAGTCAGGTTCTAAATGCGGTTAGACAATACATGAATCAGGAACAGTTTGGTATCCAGGTTATTACGGGGAAACAGAGAGCTGGAGGTGACACCGTAGGTAACTATTATGGTAATACTTTTGGAGTTGAAAATGGAATAGTAAGTACTATGAATAATGATCAAGATAAAAGGACAAGTTTAGTGAATGCCGAGGATCAAGCGAGTGCCCAATATATTAATCCAAGTGGGAAATTTATATCTAGTATAGTGAGAGACGGCAATAATATGATTAGAGCTATTAAATTTGTACAGCAAAATTAG
- a CDS encoding ABC transporter permease, producing the protein MEENTGVGIRVAAGIFLTIMLITIVVIITISSQDAAKQGQTKMAAITTQLSDTEYQTYSNTTLSGSQVLNAVRQYMNQEQFGVQVITGKQRLSGDDDKKKGVFYGNTFDASGEVSKISKNTSLTNAEDQSSIAYINPSGKFKSSIVRDKNNMIRGIIFEQE; encoded by the coding sequence ATGGAAGAAAATACAGGCGTCGGAATACGGGTCGCAGCCGGTATATTCCTCACCATCATGTTGATTACAATTGTAGTTATTATTACAATTTCATCGCAGGATGCGGCAAAACAGGGCCAGACAAAGATGGCTGCAATTACGACGCAGTTGTCGGATACAGAGTACCAGACTTATAGTAATACAACATTATCGGGTAGTCAGGTTCTGAACGCAGTGAGGCAATATATGAATCAGGAGCAATTTGGTGTGCAGGTTATTACGGGGAAACAGCGGTTGTCTGGTGATGACGATAAAAAGAAAGGTGTATTTTATGGGAATACATTTGACGCTAGTGGGGAGGTTTCAAAAATATCCAAAAATACTTCTTTAACTAATGCAGAAGACCAATCTTCCATCGCATACATTAACCCTAGTGGAAAGTTCAAATCTTCTATCGTCAGAGATAAGAACAATATGATTCGTGGAATAATTTTTGAACAGGAATAG
- a CDS encoding ATPase, T2SS/T4P/T4SS family, with product MGLNFTINFLAIVLIVAVLITYLFLKLNRKPGQVGTRQKNENEERFQFDYLLEYVKTMINEYVNSNLLDMGMTSEEYNRRLGVVAELRSAMKNATSGDIQEKIYLKQFISDLLERNYGFNDDNIDRIIPFEDEDQLTQQDKFDILLHLYKKKHGFQGLSKLIDKYQLDQPKKVIEDGTVDSYVITGDEIDSIFVKEARGGLEFDDKLAIVVQRVYQHYKGFGVIDEIRDMSIDGVSGGVSGVPTNMQIVEDEISLLQGMKQYKYPGYQSVWIFFRGKSIHLSFLSFETDLELKRVCQNIYKYDNPGQLTETNGFKVNEMKDGSRVVVVRPPFAESWAFFVRKFDLPNMKLDHLISSKDAVNAELARDMIKYLMKGAQVTAFTGPQGSGKTSLVMASVKYIYATLTLRIQEMTFELHLRRLYPQRNSLALRETENIAGQAGLDLQKKTDGSVNILGEVATDPVAAWMIQMSQVASLFTIFTHHATSARELVWSLRNSLLKTGVFQNERIAEEQVANAVQWDVHMRKEMNGKRYIERITEITPVRFESDTLEHEEVLSKGDSIESKLDALVNLQREVYRRNSGRVWNARNIIEYRNGEYVAVSPISPEKIEKMLFNMNEEDRENFGQFLNAHWGQAQ from the coding sequence ATGGGACTGAATTTCACCATTAATTTCCTCGCAATTGTTTTGATCGTAGCTGTTTTAATTACGTATTTATTCTTGAAGCTGAACAGAAAGCCTGGTCAGGTTGGAACACGTCAGAAAAATGAAAATGAAGAACGGTTCCAATTTGATTACCTTCTTGAATACGTTAAAACCATGATTAATGAGTACGTAAACAGTAACTTGTTGGATATGGGAATGACAAGCGAGGAATACAATCGTCGTCTGGGAGTTGTAGCTGAGCTAAGAAGTGCCATGAAAAATGCGACTTCAGGTGACATACAAGAGAAGATTTATCTTAAGCAATTTATATCTGATCTTTTGGAACGTAATTATGGTTTTAACGATGATAATATCGATAGAATCATTCCTTTTGAGGATGAAGATCAATTAACACAACAAGATAAATTTGATATTTTGCTTCATTTATATAAAAAGAAGCACGGATTTCAAGGTCTATCCAAGTTGATCGATAAGTATCAATTGGATCAACCAAAAAAAGTTATTGAAGATGGAACGGTAGATTCATATGTAATTACGGGTGATGAGATTGACTCCATTTTTGTCAAAGAAGCACGTGGTGGTTTGGAGTTTGATGACAAGTTAGCTATCGTTGTACAGCGTGTATACCAGCATTACAAAGGGTTTGGCGTGATTGACGAAATTCGTGATATGTCCATTGATGGCGTATCTGGTGGTGTATCAGGTGTTCCTACCAATATGCAGATTGTGGAAGACGAGATTTCATTACTGCAAGGAATGAAGCAATATAAGTATCCAGGGTACCAAAGTGTATGGATTTTCTTTCGAGGTAAATCTATCCATTTATCGTTTTTAAGTTTTGAAACCGACCTAGAATTGAAGAGGGTATGTCAGAACATCTATAAGTATGACAATCCAGGTCAACTAACGGAGACGAACGGTTTTAAAGTCAATGAAATGAAAGATGGATCCAGGGTCGTGGTTGTTCGACCGCCATTTGCAGAGAGTTGGGCATTTTTCGTTAGGAAGTTTGATCTACCTAATATGAAATTAGATCATCTGATCTCATCCAAAGATGCCGTAAATGCTGAATTAGCTAGAGATATGATTAAGTACCTGATGAAAGGTGCGCAGGTTACTGCATTTACTGGACCTCAGGGTTCAGGAAAGACATCTTTGGTCATGGCCTCAGTTAAATACATATATGCTACGTTAACTTTGAGGATTCAAGAGATGACATTTGAGCTGCATTTAAGAAGGCTATATCCACAACGTAACTCACTAGCATTACGAGAAACCGAGAATATTGCTGGACAAGCTGGACTAGACCTTCAGAAGAAAACGGACGGTTCCGTAAACATTCTGGGGGAAGTCGCTACGGATCCCGTGGCAGCTTGGATGATACAGATGTCGCAGGTAGCTAGTCTGTTTACGATCTTTACACATCATGCGACCTCTGCACGTGAATTGGTATGGTCTTTGCGGAACTCATTGCTCAAAACTGGAGTGTTCCAGAATGAGCGTATTGCAGAAGAACAAGTAGCAAATGCAGTGCAATGGGACGTTCACATGCGTAAAGAAATGAATGGTAAACGTTACATTGAGCGAATCACAGAGATCACACCTGTTCGATTTGAATCGGATACGTTGGAGCATGAAGAAGTGTTATCCAAAGGTGATTCTATTGAGAGTAAGTTGGATGCCTTGGTCAATCTTCAAAGAGAAGTGTACAGAAGGAATAGCGGAAGAGTATGGAATGCACGAAATATCATTGAATACCGTAATGGTGAATACGTTGCTGTGTCTCCAATTTCTCCTGAAAAAATCGAAAAAATGTTGTTTAACATGAATGAGGAAGATCGTGAGAACTTCGGGCAGTTTCTGAATGCACACTGGGGGCAGGCTCAATGA
- a CDS encoding SAF domain-containing protein produces MSKIRFRQKQLLLSASIGGAIILFVCVIAGYFIIDYIQGRYVERTLQIEQQLQDAQKKLNEDKMKVIVLNDNHKAGDLITEDDVSSLVVPVSTVPQNTVEQAEVVGKRIKIDLQKNSIITSPMLFEDGITPKDLRNQEFSLVQLPLKLRKDEFVDVRIRFATGQDYIVLSKKKVEDLNNGTIWYKMNEKEILTMSSAIVDAYINDASIYALSYVDPYMQDGAIINYPSNPKVLDLIESNPNIVGLATTALERQVRARLEQDLQSMSDEDRQKYISGRNTTEMNSREYITETEGQGNTPTSQQDNSLMNENSTDMNQQNNIGNEPNATSDSGGMFKDSNTREPAQ; encoded by the coding sequence ATGTCTAAGATTCGTTTTAGGCAGAAGCAGTTGCTTCTGTCCGCTTCCATTGGAGGAGCAATCATTTTATTTGTTTGTGTTATCGCTGGCTATTTTATTATTGACTATATTCAAGGAAGATATGTTGAGCGAACACTTCAGATTGAGCAGCAGCTTCAAGATGCACAGAAGAAGTTGAATGAAGATAAGATGAAAGTAATCGTGCTGAATGACAATCATAAGGCCGGGGATTTAATAACAGAAGATGATGTGAGTTCTCTAGTTGTACCGGTTAGTACTGTACCTCAGAATACAGTAGAGCAAGCAGAGGTTGTAGGCAAGCGAATTAAGATTGATCTTCAGAAAAACTCTATCATTACCTCGCCAATGTTGTTCGAAGATGGAATAACACCGAAAGACCTTAGAAACCAAGAGTTTAGTCTAGTACAGCTTCCTTTAAAGTTGAGGAAAGATGAATTTGTAGATGTTCGGATTCGCTTCGCAACAGGTCAGGATTACATAGTACTTTCTAAGAAAAAAGTAGAAGATTTAAATAATGGAACAATATGGTACAAAATGAATGAGAAGGAAATTTTGACGATGTCAAGTGCCATTGTAGATGCTTACATCAATGATGCCTCTATCTATGCATTAAGTTATGTTGATCCTTACATGCAGGATGGTGCAATCATCAACTATCCATCTAATCCTAAAGTATTGGATCTCATCGAATCTAATCCTAATATTGTTGGATTGGCAACAACGGCTCTCGAACGACAAGTAAGAGCAAGATTAGAACAGGATCTTCAGTCCATGAGTGATGAAGACAGACAAAAGTATATCAGTGGACGTAATACGACGGAGATGAACTCAAGGGAGTACATTACTGAGACAGAAGGACAAGGAAACACACCAACATCTCAGCAAGATAACTCTCTTATGAATGAGAACTCCACGGACATGAATCAGCAAAATAATATTGGGAATGAACCAAATGCAACTTCAGACTCAGGTGGTATGTTCAAAGATAGCAATACACGTGAACCTGCACAGTAA